One segment of Pandoraea pnomenusa DNA contains the following:
- a CDS encoding GntR family transcriptional regulator yields the protein MAASAADDRDTESRLRSLHSPVASDDEQSAETRIETHIYRTIVDGVLAHRLTPGTKLPEPELCQLFDVGRAVVRRVLERLAHDGIVTLRPNKGAVIAEPTPEETREIFEARRALERSLVELAVSRVTDDDLAMLRRQLDAEHDAMHRFDQPSWARLASDFHLRVAALAGNAVLLRYLTELISRCSLIVGLYEPPGYAPCEHDEHAAIVACIEARDAAGAIARMQAHLEELERRIETTRMRGQKSLASLLGLPEMVEPGHDAPPLAPVRRTARKRA from the coding sequence GTGGCTGCGTCCGCCGCTGACGACCGGGACACCGAATCCCGTCTGCGCTCGCTGCACTCGCCCGTGGCGAGCGATGACGAGCAGAGCGCCGAGACGCGCATCGAGACGCACATCTATCGCACGATCGTCGACGGCGTGCTAGCACATCGCCTGACGCCCGGCACGAAGCTGCCCGAGCCGGAGCTTTGCCAGTTGTTCGACGTGGGACGGGCGGTCGTGCGGCGCGTGCTGGAGCGTCTTGCGCATGACGGCATCGTCACGCTCCGACCGAACAAAGGCGCCGTGATTGCGGAGCCGACGCCCGAGGAAACGCGCGAGATCTTCGAGGCGCGTCGCGCGCTCGAACGTTCACTGGTCGAGCTCGCCGTGTCGCGCGTGACCGACGACGACCTCGCCATGCTGCGCCGCCAGCTCGATGCCGAGCACGACGCCATGCATCGTTTCGATCAGCCGTCGTGGGCGCGTCTGGCGAGTGATTTCCACCTGCGTGTGGCCGCGCTCGCCGGTAACGCCGTGCTGCTGCGCTACCTCACCGAGCTGATCTCGCGGTGTTCGCTCATCGTGGGGTTGTACGAGCCGCCAGGATACGCGCCGTGCGAGCACGATGAACACGCGGCCATCGTGGCATGCATCGAAGCGCGCGACGCCGCGGGCGCCATTGCCCGGATGCAGGCGCATCTCGAGGAGCTGGAGCGTCGCATCGAGACGACTCGGATGCGAGGACAGAAGAGTCTGGCATCGCTGCTGGGTCTGCCGGAGATGGTTGAGCCCGGGCACGATGCGCCACCGCTTGCGCCCGTCAGGCGCACCGCTCGCAAACGCGCTTGA
- a CDS encoding branched-chain amino acid ABC transporter permease: MQWISALVAGLGLGSMYGLMALGFHLTFAVSATVNFAQGSSMMLGAVLAYTFSQTLGWPMPLAIVAALALCAVYGLAVERLAVQPFVRRGSSAWLMATVALGIVLDNLVMLTFGTEPRSLPSPLAQSSLRIGDAGLGVYPLQLLIPVVGLALAALLHYVLRRSRWGIAMLAVVQNRDAARLMGIPIQRTIAGAFAISTLLAGIAGVLIAPLFNVQADMGTVFGLKAFAVAILGGLSSAWGVMIAGLLFGVTESMITATLGSSYTQIITFGLVIVLLAMRPDGMFGRAEVRKV; this comes from the coding sequence ATGCAATGGATCTCGGCGCTCGTCGCCGGCCTCGGGCTCGGCAGCATGTACGGGCTCATGGCGCTCGGCTTTCATCTGACATTCGCCGTGAGCGCGACGGTCAATTTCGCGCAAGGCAGCTCGATGATGCTCGGCGCCGTGCTCGCCTACACCTTCTCGCAGACGCTCGGCTGGCCCATGCCGCTGGCGATCGTCGCGGCGCTGGCGCTTTGCGCCGTCTACGGACTGGCGGTCGAGCGCCTCGCCGTGCAGCCGTTCGTGCGACGCGGTTCGAGCGCATGGCTCATGGCGACGGTGGCGCTGGGTATCGTGCTCGACAACCTCGTGATGCTCACGTTCGGCACGGAGCCGCGCAGCCTGCCCTCGCCGCTCGCCCAAAGCTCGCTTCGGATCGGCGACGCGGGCCTCGGCGTCTACCCGCTACAGTTGCTGATCCCCGTCGTCGGACTCGCGCTTGCCGCGCTGCTGCATTACGTGTTGCGCCGCTCACGCTGGGGCATCGCGATGTTGGCGGTGGTACAGAACCGTGATGCCGCGCGACTCATGGGCATTCCCATCCAGCGCACCATTGCCGGCGCATTCGCCATCTCGACGCTGCTCGCCGGTATCGCCGGCGTGCTGATCGCGCCGTTGTTCAATGTGCAGGCGGACATGGGAACGGTCTTTGGTCTCAAGGCTTTCGCCGTGGCGATTCTCGGCGGGTTGTCCAGTGCGTGGGGCGTGATGATCGCCGGTCTGCTGTTCGGTGTGACCGAGTCGATGATCACGGCGACGCTGGGTTCGAGCTACACACAAATCATCACGTTCGGCCTGGTCATCGTGTTGCTGGCGATGCGACCGGACGGCATGTTCGGCCGCGCGGAGGTGCGCAAGGTATGA
- a CDS encoding ABC transporter substrate-binding protein has translation MSASASHHAVGASAATPVSVPSRRRWLRNGTVALAAACGFVSLSSYAADTVKIGLVTALSGQSARAGEALTRGMTIAIDEINASGGVLGGRKLELVRRDDEGNPAKGVLAARELIYKDKVAVLFGGLDTPVSMAIVPIANQEKVPFMGPWAAGTPITHNGANPNYVFRVSAVDEIVDGAMVNYAQQTFGAKKLGLILVNNPWGESNEKGIVASLAAKGMKPAAIEKFEATDVDVTPQLGRLKAAGADTLLMVGNVGPSAQVVKSLDRMGWKVPIVSHWGPAGGRFTELAGPNAKTVHFVQTYSFFGATTPVSQRVVAALKAKYPDIKGPDDITPAVGVANAYDAMRLTALAIDRAGSTNGDAIRTGFHKIDRYEGLIKTYVKPFSEQQHDALSAHDYVWAQFIDNRIVPVSPTGAKVAAKVAAK, from the coding sequence ATGTCTGCCTCTGCAAGTCACCACGCCGTCGGCGCCAGCGCCGCGACCCCGGTATCCGTCCCTTCCCGCCGTCGCTGGCTTCGCAACGGCACCGTGGCCCTGGCGGCCGCCTGTGGGTTCGTGAGTCTGTCGAGTTACGCTGCCGACACCGTCAAGATCGGCCTCGTCACGGCGCTTTCGGGCCAGTCGGCCCGCGCGGGCGAAGCGCTCACGCGCGGCATGACCATCGCCATCGACGAGATCAACGCGAGCGGTGGCGTGCTCGGCGGCCGCAAGCTCGAACTGGTGCGCCGCGACGATGAAGGCAACCCGGCCAAGGGCGTGCTCGCCGCTCGCGAGCTGATCTACAAGGACAAGGTGGCGGTGCTCTTCGGCGGTCTGGACACGCCGGTGTCGATGGCCATCGTGCCCATTGCGAATCAGGAGAAGGTGCCGTTCATGGGGCCGTGGGCCGCAGGCACGCCGATTACCCATAACGGCGCCAATCCGAACTACGTGTTTCGCGTGTCGGCGGTCGATGAGATCGTCGACGGTGCGATGGTGAACTACGCACAGCAGACCTTCGGTGCGAAGAAGCTGGGCCTGATTCTCGTGAACAACCCATGGGGCGAGTCGAACGAGAAAGGCATCGTCGCCTCGCTCGCGGCCAAGGGCATGAAGCCGGCCGCGATCGAGAAATTCGAGGCAACCGACGTGGACGTCACGCCGCAGCTTGGGCGTCTGAAAGCCGCGGGCGCGGACACGCTGCTGATGGTCGGCAACGTCGGTCCGTCCGCGCAGGTTGTGAAGTCACTCGATCGCATGGGCTGGAAGGTGCCCATCGTTTCGCACTGGGGCCCGGCGGGCGGGCGCTTCACCGAACTGGCCGGACCGAACGCGAAGACCGTGCACTTCGTGCAGACGTACAGCTTCTTCGGCGCGACCACACCGGTCAGCCAACGCGTTGTGGCGGCCCTCAAGGCGAAGTACCCGGACATCAAGGGACCGGATGACATCACCCCGGCGGTGGGCGTGGCCAACGCGTACGACGCCATGCGCCTGACCGCGCTCGCCATCGATCGCGCGGGTTCGACCAACGGCGACGCGATCCGCACCGGCTTCCACAAGATCGACCGCTACGAAGGACTGATCAAGACGTACGTGAAGCCGTTCAGCGAACAACAGCACGACGCCCTTTCCGCGCACGACTATGTGTGGGCGCAGTTCATCGACAACCGCATCGTGCCGGTATCGCCGACCGGTGCGAAAGTGGCCGCGAAGGTGGCCGCGAAGTAA
- a CDS encoding branched-chain amino acid ABC transporter ATP-binding protein/permease, producing the protein MSNSSLPLARRHAQSPAHSGDGPTRDGLALSGALAIALLAMAGAACVVNGYFVVVIAGVALLAICGVGLNLLLGLTGQMSFGHVGFYAIGAYAVAILTTQAGWPFWFAWLAGGAVAAVTGAVLALPALRVRGPGLAMVTIAFGFIVEHGAVEWRGLTGGQNGLMGVTPPGVFGFAGSERVVAVASLAVLAVALIVYARISRGTWGAAMRAVRDSETAAASIGVNPLVVKTVAFAFSAALAGLAGGLFAPLQGMVTPGMFSFLQSILFVLVVMIGGAGTIAGPLVGAVIVGLLPEFLASLENLRLLCFGVLLLMVLWGAPNGVIGVLGQWWKSRRPASPKDTGDGTASTLTLPALPPAQRKGLAAHGLTMTFGGVKAVSDLSFELPAARVTSLIGPNGAGKSTVLNMLSGFYRPLAGTRSLGTQTLPAAGACDSARNGVARTYQTSQLFGGMSVLDNVTLALSAGRLGGLLGVARMQSRVRRGEALALLRACGYQGDVDLMASDLAHVDRRLVEIARALATRPSVLLLDEPAAGLSTQDKAQLGRLLRQIANSGVAVGLVEHDMSLVMSLSDGIVVIDAGRFLAQGTPAAIRHDERVRQAYLGAVSADAAVPVARVASTNPEVLGVGKLTAGYGAAPVLHDVSIQVREGELVALLGANGAGKSTLMRALAGLHRPVSGGVTFNGRDLSRLDAAKIAALGVVLVPEGRQVFPELSVLDNLRLGAFACGRLPRATLEARIEQMLTRYPRLRERQHQRAGLLSGGEQQLLAIARALMSSPRVLLLDEPSLGLAPKIIADLFASLDALRRESLSMLLVDQMAAMALSIADRGYVLEEGRVTVSGPASELAGDARLAAAYLGGAHEAGAAA; encoded by the coding sequence ATGAGCAATTCTTCTTTGCCGCTGGCGCGCCGTCACGCGCAATCGCCGGCGCATTCCGGCGATGGGCCCACGCGCGACGGCCTTGCGCTTTCCGGCGCCCTCGCCATTGCCCTGTTGGCCATGGCCGGTGCGGCGTGTGTCGTGAACGGCTATTTCGTGGTGGTGATCGCCGGTGTCGCCCTGCTCGCGATTTGCGGCGTGGGACTGAATCTTCTGCTCGGGCTCACCGGGCAGATGTCGTTCGGCCATGTGGGCTTCTACGCGATCGGCGCGTATGCCGTAGCCATTCTGACCACGCAGGCGGGCTGGCCGTTCTGGTTCGCCTGGCTCGCCGGCGGGGCCGTGGCCGCCGTCACCGGCGCGGTGCTGGCGCTGCCGGCGCTGCGCGTGCGCGGGCCGGGACTCGCCATGGTGACGATCGCGTTCGGGTTCATCGTCGAGCACGGCGCCGTCGAATGGCGCGGACTGACCGGCGGGCAGAACGGACTGATGGGCGTGACGCCGCCGGGTGTGTTCGGCTTCGCGGGCAGCGAACGTGTGGTGGCCGTCGCCTCGCTGGCCGTGCTCGCCGTCGCGTTGATCGTCTACGCACGCATCTCTCGCGGCACCTGGGGCGCGGCGATGCGGGCCGTGCGCGACAGCGAAACGGCCGCGGCATCGATCGGCGTCAACCCGCTTGTGGTCAAGACCGTGGCGTTCGCGTTCTCAGCCGCGCTCGCGGGGTTGGCGGGTGGCCTGTTCGCACCGCTGCAGGGCATGGTCACCCCCGGCATGTTCTCCTTCCTGCAATCGATCCTGTTCGTCCTCGTGGTGATGATCGGCGGCGCGGGCACCATTGCCGGACCGCTGGTCGGTGCGGTGATCGTCGGCCTGTTGCCCGAATTTCTCGCCAGTCTCGAGAACCTGCGCCTGCTGTGCTTCGGCGTTTTGCTGCTGATGGTGTTGTGGGGCGCGCCCAACGGCGTGATCGGCGTGTTGGGGCAATGGTGGAAATCGCGACGGCCCGCCTCGCCAAAGGACACCGGCGACGGTACGGCGTCGACGTTGACACTGCCGGCGCTGCCGCCGGCTCAGCGCAAGGGACTCGCGGCGCACGGGCTGACGATGACGTTCGGCGGCGTGAAGGCGGTGTCGGACCTGTCCTTCGAACTTCCTGCGGCGCGGGTCACGAGCCTGATCGGCCCGAACGGCGCGGGCAAGTCGACCGTGCTCAACATGCTCTCGGGCTTCTACCGGCCGCTCGCGGGTACCCGCTCGCTCGGTACGCAGACACTTCCGGCCGCAGGCGCGTGCGACAGCGCGCGAAACGGCGTGGCACGCACGTATCAGACATCGCAGTTGTTCGGCGGCATGAGCGTGCTCGACAACGTGACGCTCGCCCTGAGTGCGGGACGCCTCGGCGGTCTGCTCGGCGTGGCGCGCATGCAGAGCCGCGTGCGACGCGGCGAGGCGCTGGCATTGCTGCGCGCGTGCGGCTACCAGGGCGATGTCGATCTGATGGCGTCCGATCTCGCGCATGTCGACCGTCGTCTCGTGGAAATTGCGCGAGCGCTCGCCACCCGCCCCAGCGTGTTGCTGCTCGATGAACCGGCGGCGGGCCTGTCGACGCAGGACAAGGCACAACTGGGCAGGCTGTTGCGCCAGATCGCGAACAGCGGCGTGGCCGTGGGCCTGGTGGAGCACGACATGTCGCTGGTGATGAGCCTGTCGGACGGCATTGTCGTGATCGATGCGGGCCGTTTCCTCGCGCAGGGCACGCCTGCGGCAATCCGCCACGACGAGCGCGTGCGTCAGGCCTATCTCGGCGCAGTCTCGGCCGACGCCGCCGTGCCCGTCGCGCGCGTGGCGTCCACGAACCCCGAGGTGCTGGGCGTCGGCAAGCTCACGGCCGGCTACGGCGCGGCGCCGGTGTTGCACGACGTCTCGATACAGGTGCGCGAGGGCGAACTCGTTGCGCTGCTCGGGGCCAATGGCGCGGGCAAGTCGACCCTCATGCGCGCGCTTGCCGGGTTGCATCGTCCGGTGAGTGGTGGTGTCACCTTCAACGGGCGCGACCTGTCGCGCCTGGACGCCGCGAAGATCGCCGCGCTGGGCGTGGTGCTCGTGCCCGAAGGGCGTCAGGTGTTCCCGGAGCTGTCAGTACTCGACAACCTGCGTCTCGGCGCATTTGCTTGCGGACGTTTGCCGCGCGCCACGCTCGAGGCTCGCATCGAGCAGATGCTCACGCGGTACCCGCGTCTGCGCGAGCGGCAGCATCAGCGCGCGGGGCTGCTCTCCGGTGGCGAGCAGCAACTGCTGGCGATTGCGCGGGCGTTGATGTCGTCACCGCGCGTGCTGCTGCTCGACGAGCCGTCGCTTGGCCTGGCTCCCAAGATCATTGCGGATCTGTTTGCGTCGCTCGACGCGTTGCGCCGGGAATCGTTGTCGATGCTCCTCGTCGACCAGAT
- a CDS encoding flavin reductase family protein, which translates to MEIDFREITAYQRYKLMASLIVPRPIALVTTINEGGAINAAPFSMFNMLGEEPPIVMLSINRLDDDSLKDTATNILRDREFVVHLTDEAMTARMHACGERLPPTESELTHAGFTPVASRLVAPPRIAQAPVAFECKLWETLETPSRHIFIGRVERMHARDELIDTETWRVRLQNYFPVGRFGASFYVDTRNRFSLEQQDGQPTAATAVDEM; encoded by the coding sequence ATGGAAATCGACTTTCGGGAAATCACCGCTTACCAGCGCTACAAATTGATGGCCAGCCTGATCGTGCCGCGTCCGATCGCGCTCGTCACGACGATCAACGAAGGCGGCGCCATCAACGCCGCACCGTTCTCGATGTTCAACATGCTTGGCGAGGAACCGCCGATCGTGATGCTGTCGATCAACCGGCTCGACGACGATTCCCTCAAGGACACCGCCACCAACATTCTCCGGGATCGGGAGTTTGTCGTGCATCTCACCGATGAGGCGATGACTGCCCGCATGCACGCGTGTGGCGAGCGCTTGCCGCCGACCGAGAGCGAGCTGACGCATGCGGGATTCACGCCGGTGGCGAGCCGTCTCGTCGCGCCACCGCGCATCGCGCAGGCGCCGGTGGCGTTCGAGTGCAAGCTGTGGGAGACGCTGGAGACGCCGAGCCGCCACATCTTCATCGGGCGCGTCGAGCGCATGCACGCGCGCGACGAGCTGATCGACACCGAAACCTGGCGGGTCCGGTTGCAGAACTACTTCCCCGTAGGGCGTTTCGGCGCGAGCTTCTATGTGGACACACGCAATCGCTTCTCCCTGGAACAGCAGGACGGTCAACCTACCGCCGCGACAGCCGTCGACGAGATGTGA
- a CDS encoding polysaccharide deacetylase family protein, producing MTLTLPLTLPVSQPDDAETGDVRFGALRTHDRFDYLPITARDTYRWPNGARLAVYLGFNLEHFAFGEGLGANLGPVSPQPDVLNYSWREYGNRVGAWRCLDLFDDLAMRAGVVLNTALLDHCPDLVHACVARGDELIGHGHTNAHRQSDFEYAHELDLLAHCRSRLARATGHTPSGWLSPWISETHHTPDLLVRNGYRYTLNWCHDDRPVRMRTAHGTLWSVPYPQEVNDIPMIVGRQMDGAAFADMIADNFDEMYAQAEHPTRGQPLVMGIALHPYLVGQPYRLRHLRRVLTPIAQAAGRGEIWLATPGDIAAHVDSVSVAEPGAIMG from the coding sequence ATGACCCTTACGCTTCCTCTTACGCTTCCCGTCTCGCAACCTGACGATGCCGAGACCGGCGACGTGCGCTTCGGTGCACTTCGCACGCATGATCGCTTCGACTATCTGCCGATCACGGCGCGCGACACTTACCGCTGGCCCAATGGCGCGCGCCTGGCCGTCTATCTGGGCTTCAATCTCGAGCATTTCGCCTTCGGGGAGGGACTTGGGGCGAATCTGGGACCCGTCTCGCCACAGCCGGATGTGCTCAACTACAGCTGGCGCGAGTATGGCAACCGGGTTGGCGCGTGGCGATGCCTCGATCTGTTCGACGATCTCGCGATGCGCGCCGGCGTGGTGCTCAACACGGCGCTGCTCGATCACTGTCCCGACCTTGTGCATGCGTGCGTGGCGCGTGGCGACGAGTTGATCGGGCACGGGCATACCAATGCCCATCGCCAAAGCGATTTCGAATATGCGCACGAGCTCGATCTGCTGGCGCATTGCCGCTCGCGCCTGGCGCGGGCAACCGGCCACACGCCGTCGGGATGGCTCTCGCCATGGATTTCAGAGACGCATCACACGCCCGACCTGCTCGTTCGCAACGGCTACCGCTATACCTTGAACTGGTGTCACGACGACCGCCCGGTGCGCATGCGCACTGCCCACGGCACGCTTTGGTCGGTGCCCTACCCGCAGGAAGTCAACGATATTCCGATGATCGTCGGGCGTCAGATGGACGGCGCCGCATTTGCCGACATGATTGCCGACAACTTTGACGAGATGTACGCTCAGGCAGAGCATCCGACGCGGGGACAACCGCTGGTCATGGGCATCGCGCTGCACCCGTACCTGGTGGGCCAGCCCTATCGCCTGCGGCATCTGCGACGTGTGCTCACGCCCATCGCTCAGGCGGCCGGACGTGGCGAAATCTGGCTGGCCACGCCGGGTGACATCGCCGCGCACGTGGACTCAGTGAGTGTGGCCGAGCCCGGTGCCATCATGGGATGA